In Bacillus toyonensis BCT-7112, a single window of DNA contains:
- a CDS encoding MATE family efflux transporter: protein MKIVDNRPSSNIEKPEGMNKSVDDSVLGTKSIPLLYLRFALAGIMANVILGVVSVIDGYFVSGFQELEIEGIGIGFTVMVITRMIGVLLGIGAGAVISLRMGKGKIEEARSIMGQTLWFTLFLSTLIAVLGLVFETDIMILFGASDEALPYAVQYSRLLWISLPLTILAVVLSILANIDEKPILSMNSWLVAAVVAGVMEWIMVVKYDMGMMGSSWANTISQSIPVLLIFYFWFGKTKLKPKMKDVMINLKKIGEVVWTGFASFSSQFMMFIAIIFTNNLLQSYGGGLHVAAFTIQNGYITNLLALAALGGMTGLQPIISYNYGAGNLDRVKQAIKMGLIFTVSFFVIVTAILIIFADPIVSFFSGGNPELQKLGIWTTVVFNCLFTLSAVSLLVSGYFESQERNWSATFISVSKILLFMIPFLFVFPKFWGVEGVWYAAPAAEIPGVLIAIYFMRKEFKRLKVINVNTDTNVKTVDV from the coding sequence AAGTATTCCGTTACTATATTTACGGTTTGCTTTGGCAGGAATTATGGCTAATGTAATTCTAGGAGTTGTATCGGTTATTGATGGCTATTTCGTCAGTGGCTTTCAGGAGCTAGAAATCGAAGGAATCGGAATTGGGTTTACGGTCATGGTTATTACCCGTATGATTGGGGTTCTTTTGGGGATAGGAGCCGGAGCGGTCATTTCACTTCGAATGGGGAAAGGGAAGATAGAAGAAGCTAGAAGTATTATGGGACAAACTTTATGGTTTACTCTTTTCCTTTCCACTTTGATAGCTGTACTTGGATTGGTCTTTGAAACTGATATTATGATTCTATTTGGAGCAAGTGATGAAGCACTTCCGTATGCGGTGCAATATAGCCGACTACTATGGATTTCGTTGCCATTAACGATATTGGCCGTTGTATTAAGTATTTTAGCTAATATCGATGAAAAACCTATATTGTCAATGAACAGTTGGTTAGTCGCAGCAGTTGTTGCTGGAGTTATGGAATGGATTATGGTAGTGAAGTATGACATGGGGATGATGGGTTCTTCATGGGCTAATACGATTTCGCAATCGATTCCTGTTCTCTTAATCTTTTATTTCTGGTTTGGTAAAACAAAACTGAAGCCAAAAATGAAAGATGTGATGATTAATCTTAAGAAGATTGGTGAAGTAGTTTGGACGGGGTTTGCATCTTTCTCTAGTCAGTTCATGATGTTTATAGCAATTATTTTCACCAACAATTTACTGCAAAGCTACGGAGGTGGTCTGCACGTTGCAGCTTTCACGATTCAAAATGGTTACATTACAAATCTTCTCGCTTTAGCGGCGCTCGGTGGAATGACAGGGCTTCAACCGATTATTAGTTATAATTATGGTGCAGGCAACCTTGATCGTGTGAAACAAGCAATTAAGATGGGACTCATTTTTACAGTTTCCTTCTTTGTAATTGTGACAGCTATATTAATCATTTTTGCAGATCCAATTGTGTCATTTTTTTCCGGTGGTAATCCTGAATTGCAAAAACTGGGCATTTGGACGACGGTTGTATTCAATTGTTTGTTTACACTTAGTGCAGTTAGCTTGCTTGTCTCTGGTTATTTTGAATCACAGGAGAGAAACTGGTCCGCAACGTTTATTAGTGTTAGCAAAATATTGTTGTTCATGATACCGTTTCTATTTGTTTTTCCGAAGTTCTGGGGTGTAGAAGGTGTATGGTACGCTGCTCCTGCTGCCGAAATTCCAGGCGTTCTCATTGCCATATACTTTATGAGAAAAGAGTTCAAACGTTTAAAGGTTATCAATGTTAATACAGATACCAATGTTAAAACAGTAGATGTATAG
- a CDS encoding cupin domain-containing protein encodes MFFAKKITAEEAEQLGANTWEPWVGEPNKGTWHVEEQEVFYVTDGEVFITVDGKKYHVTKGWVVSLDKDLVCEWDCPVFLKKNYKMNHEINLK; translated from the coding sequence ATGTTTTTTGCGAAAAAAATTACAGCAGAAGAAGCAGAGCAACTAGGTGCCAACACATGGGAACCATGGGTAGGTGAACCAAATAAAGGAACGTGGCATGTAGAAGAACAGGAAGTTTTCTATGTGACAGACGGTGAAGTGTTTATTACTGTTGATGGAAAAAAGTATCATGTTACAAAGGGCTGGGTTGTTTCCTTGGATAAGGACCTTGTTTGTGAATGGGATTGCCCAGTATTTTTGAAAAAGAATTATAAGATGAACCATGAGATTAATCTGAAATAA